The nucleotide sequence GAAGACTCCTGCAAATGGGACTCCTTCTATGATAGGTCTGGCAACCGCTGAAGACCAGCTCTCCAATGTCATAACTTGAAATAGCGTGTAAAACGCCTTGCCCATGTCACCAAAATACTTTGGGTACATCTCGCCGAATAAGTTCACTCCGATAACTGAATACACATAGAAAACAATGGATAGAAGCACTACAATCCAGCCTATACTTGGCAGAGATTTTATCAATGACTCGATGATCAATCGCAGCTTTGGAATGCTCTTAAGCAGTCTCAATGTTCGAACAATTCTCAATGCTCGGAAAATAGAAAATGAACCGGCTGCCGGAACCAATGATACGGCTACCACCATGAAGTCGAATATGTTCCAACCATTTTTGAAAAAGTTTAAACGATAAACGAACAGTTTCAATATGATTTCAATACTGAATAAAGCCAAAATAGTCAGGTCGATTAAATCAATAATCTCACCATAATGAACCATTACGTAATCTGACGTCTCCAATCCAATGAGAACTGAATTGATGATGATGAGTGACGTGATGAAAGACTGGAAGAATCCTGACTCAAAGAAGTCTTTAAGCCTATCTCTGAGGGTACCTGTGTAAGATATAGTAAGAAGATTCATTTTGATTATGGTGATTAAGATCTAAAAAAGGAGAGCACTCATATGATGAATACCCTCCACTACTCTACTACAACTTATTGTCCCTGACCAAGTGAGTAACCTCTCACTCCGTCAAATTCGTATAGGTTTTCTGTCTTTATGACATCTATTCCTTCCGTTAATGCTTTTGATAAAACCTGATGTATGCTTTCTTTCAATGCTGGATGACCATTTTCTACTTCAAATCTGCATCTCCAGTGGTCCGTGCAGAATGTTTCTTCAAAACCTT is from Marinobacter alexandrii and encodes:
- a CDS encoding ion transporter — encoded protein: MNLLTISYTGTLRDRLKDFFESGFFQSFITSLIIINSVLIGLETSDYVMVHYGEIIDLIDLTILALFSIEIILKLFVYRLNFFKNGWNIFDFMVVAVSLVPAAGSFSIFRALRIVRTLRLLKSIPKLRLIIESLIKSLPSIGWIVVLLSIVFYVYSVIGVNLFGEMYPKYFGDMGKAFYTLFQVMTLESWSSAVARPIIEGVPFAGVFFITFILIATYTTLNIFIAIVVNTMNEVSLKDLKEEEEHIKDFVSDENRKLQLQLNQIQKQLKEISQNMSTPKEYEY